Sequence from the Castanea sativa cultivar Marrone di Chiusa Pesio chromosome 12, ASM4071231v1 genome:
tttttgtcatttaTATATACCATTatgtttgtcttctttctttcaGGGAGGAGATCCTTCTCAAGAACGGAATTATAGTTTGGAGGTAATCTCTTTTAAGAGTTTCTTATTTTCAGAACTCAAATTTAATATTGCTTTATGTGGATTTTTCTTGCCGCTATTCTTCTTTTTGCCTTTTCACTATTTTCATTCTTAGTTGACGCTTTACGTCTTTCATCTTTTCATAGAACATACATCAAAAATgaaataactataaaaatacCCTGGATGAAGTAATCAATATGGTGACTAGATGAATCTTGTGGCACGAACAACATTTAGTTTGTGTAACTTCTCTAGATGCGTAGAAGAGAATACTTTGAAAAACCTATCAAGATTATCAGCATCTATACTGTTCAATAAGTTTAACATGCATTTTACTTTGTATCTCCTTTCTTGTGCCCCTGCAAGTACTTCTCTTTATGATATGTATGCATGTAGGCATGCATGGATCCATACATTTGCATAGTAATATCAACTTTGCGCTTGGTGGGCTTCAATTGCTAGCTTACTCATACATCCTTGCTTTTGTTTCTGAATTTAGTTAGCAACATCTTCACTGTCCACTCTGGCAAGACTTCCATGGGGATCAAAAGCATTATCAGACAATTTATATAGTGAAGAGATCGCCACTTTAGATCCACCTATGCATTTGCAACTCTTTGAATTTGGTAAGCTTCTCCCTGATAAGACTGTTGGCTAATCATCCATAAAGTGATAATCAATTTTGTTGCTAGTGGAAAAATACCTTCTGTTTCACGcactttttaaattatgaaGATCAAGAATACTTTTGGAACATGATTTATACTGCTTGAATGTGTCAATATGATTGAATACAGGCTATAAGCTTAGATATAGGTATGACTAGACCATAATGAAGAATCAAGTCATATACTGGTCTAGGTAGTCCTGATACTTTTTTTTCGGATAAGGATTCCTCAACTAAGTTCTCATATCATGTGTTGCAGATTGTTTTCAGGGATTGGCTTTTTTCTGTAACTTTAATCTTTCAAATATTATTTGTCAACAGAGGCGTGCCCCTTTTGCCGGAGGGTTCGAGAGGCCATGACTGAGCTAGATCTTTCTGTAGAGGTAAGAATGGATACTTTAGATATAATCACCAAACCATTGCTTACCTCAATTTCCCATGCTTGGTAGCTGTCCAATTGTTAGAGTGCACAATCATTATCTTTGCTGTCTCATTGATTTGACACCATTCTATTTTGAATTCTAGGCATATTCCTTCATCATGAAAAACATTAAATAAGGAAAGTCATAGACAGTTTGAGCCCGTGCTTAAGCTGAGAATTGTGGACTTGATTCTAGGTCCAGCATGTATCTGTTATGTAAAATGGAAATAAAGAAGGTTTTCATACTTGGCATGGAAAATGGTAGGAGTAACTTTGTAATAGTGGTACAACTAAAACTAGTCGGTTCAGAGCGATACTTGGATCAGGCTGTTGAATCTGAAAATGGAACTTTACCTTCTGAATATCAGATAGATTAACACAATAAGATTAATTTCACTCCTCcttcatttcttattttttgcttGTCAGATAATTAATTAAGCCCTGATATAAACTTAGTTTTGGGGCAAAATGGGTTGAAAGCGATAACTCATCAGGTTACCAAACCTGATCCAAATATCTGGATATAGCTAATATTACATTCTTTTATAAACGAAATATAGATATTGCATGATCAAGCTGATGATTATCCCACACACCTAGTGGAAGTCTTAGTTCAAACTCATTCAAGCAGATCTTGATAATTTGTTAAAACTGGCTTGTATAGCtgaatgtgattttttttagagaagacATTGTGTCTAGTATATTTGTGGATTAACTAATTTATGCCCTTTATTTTTCAGCCTTGTTTGTAAAACttggaaattattttcttattggtGCTCTTTTGTCATTTACTTTCCTAATTTGAACTCAATGGCAAATATATATAGGTCTATCCCTGTCCAAAAGGCTCTCTAAGACATAGAGAAATGGTTAGAAGGTCCGGTGGCAAAGAGCAGTATGTAATTAATTCTCTACCAAATTTCATATATGAACTTGTTCTGTAACAATCAGTTATGCGTATGAGGTCAGCATGTCATTTTTAATTTGGTCCAGTATGAACCTTTATGATGTTGATATCCTTAATTTGTTTTGGACATTTATTCTTTGAGAAAAGGATAAGGTGTCTTCCTTCTTTTGCTTCTCTACCTTCacaaaattttgcatatttatagaGCTTCTTATTTTCCATGCAGGTTTCCTTTCCTCATTGATCCAAATACTGGTATTTCATTGTATGAAAGTGGTAAGTATAAAGCTTAGTCTTATTTTCAGATCTCGTATGAGCAAATTTGTTGATAATGGATGCCTTAACTATGTATTCTCATTTATTGAGTGTGATTATTGTTGTAAAGGTGATTCTTGTAATctctttaaaattatttatgttattCCTTAATGAGGCATTCCCAAATAGTGTCTATGGTTTTTATCGGCACAATTAGCCAAAAGCTGCAAGATTCTTAAAGTGCCAGTAGATCTGTATAGTAGCATGCTTGTTTGAAACTCATTATGGAATGCCATGCAGGAGCAGGACTGACTAGATGCATAAACATGTCAAGACCTCTTGGTGCATTTAGTGTATTACATCAAAATATAAGCAATGTCAGAAACAATTGATTATCCTGTAGGAAATGGTGTTCTAGTTTCACAcattaaatttgaaatatataattttttttacctgagtaatatataaaatattgacCAGAGGGTAATTAGATAATTGGGTTTGACCAATCTATACATAGATAGCCCACCGAGGAATTTGAGGATAAAACCTCACacaaaattgaagaaataattttttggataaattggACCTATGGAACCATTCCCTGATTTGGCGTAGTACTGATGATGAGGACTAtgtcaatttataatttattcgAAAAATAAAGTGAATTCTTGGTCAATAAAGCAGACACAACTGGTTGATGAAAGTCTGCATTTGTAATTTATCTTGTACCTAATTGCATTCTGGATATCAAGTTCACATGTTCTTTAACATGCATTTTTTTCTAACTTTGGATGTTAGGTGATATTGTGAATTACCTATTTCAGCAATATGGTAAAGGGAGAAGCCCATCAACAGGACTTTTGGAAAGGTATGGACATCAGAAATTGTCTCAATGGTCAaggattttgtattttttatgagTACAACTTTGAGACTTGAGATGAAGTTATCAATTGCTGGTATTTTCCATGTCTTCTTATAGTTATTTTGAGATAATCAATTACACAGCTTTGAGACTTACGAATTTATCAATTGATGTTATCTTCCATGtcttcttataattattttgcgATAATCAAGTACACACTTACCATAATATGATGTTAAATTGTTTAGTGTACTCCTGTCTTTTTGCGatattgcactttttttttggatgaatgagAATATTTTATTACATCAAGTGAATAGGGTACAAAGTTCATGTGACAGCACCTATTAGCAAAACTGGAATACCATTTAAAATATCAATTCTAACTCATATACAAGGGAAACAATCACCTAGCTACAACAGTAGAAAGgaattaagaagaagaggatttaGGAGCATCTAAAGAAATTTCCCATGCATGGCACAAGACTGTTTTGAATAGAGTTAGCAAAGTATCCATTCCCTTTAATTCTCCTTTGAACTTCCCATTTGATCAAATGAAgaatattttcttcaaaataaattcTCCCTTGATGTAACACAACATATCTTTGCTGATGTTATCCGTAATAGAAAGGCAATGACTAGAAATTTTTACTAGGTCTATAATCATCATATGCACTTTGAGGGTATGAATATGATTATTATATGCATTTCAAAGTATGAAGATGACAGTTTTGAGGTTCAAATGGATTTTGGCCTGTATTGGATGTATGATCAATACCCAGTGTCAGtggtatcacttttttttttaatctattattATTGGTAAATTGTAAATAGGTCCTAAACCCATGACCCCACCGTTCATCCATTTTTATGGAGGAGGAAAGTCTCATTTGAATTAGAGCTTGTAGTCATATCAATCCTGTGTTCACTTGGCTCTCATTCTcgttctctcttcctctctctcatGCAGCACACTGTTCACAGGATGGATGCCAACAATTCTTCGGGCTGGAAGAGGAATGACATTGTGGGAAAAAGCCAGACAAGACCCACcaccaaaaaagttggaacttttCTCTTATGAAAATAATGCGGTAAGATAATGTCCGCCTACTCCCTTTATTGTCTAGATGATTGTGTTTTATAATATGAATGGTATTTATTTCACTTCTGTATTATGTAACAGGGCTAACATCATAGTATGATGgaaaataagtatttttgtttctttattttcccCCCTTTGTTTTTGAGTAAGTAGGTCAGGAAAACAGAGGTCTGTTGGAGTTTTAAGTAGTAAATAAAGGGTatcctcttttcttcttttttttgaagtcaAAGTGTACGCTCACTATACCTAGCTAAGTTTGATTAATGGCCTTCATTTTGCTAAATCAAGGCATGTACTCATTCAGAGAGGTAACAACACTTTCATTTGTGCAAAGTTTGGATACCATACATCCCTGAGTTGTCAACTAAAGAAcctggaaaaaagaaaaaaactcagACAGTGTGCAAGATTGTCAAATTGGGTGTAAAATAAGTCAAAAATACTAGGACCAGCAGAGTGCACAGAATCAATTTCTAGACCTGCCATGTTAGTCATACTTTTAAGTATCTTCTAGTAGTTTAAGCATTCCATGATATAGTGTAATATGTTTCACTTCCTTTTTTCCAAACTTACACTTCTTTACAGTATGCAAGAATTGTGCGGGAGGCACTATGTGAGTTGGAGCTTGCGTACATCCTCCATAATGTGGGAGAAGGTTCCACACGGACAAAGTTACTTCTTGATGCATCTCAATCCAAAGAGGTTAgttttgttacaatatttagTCATTCTTAATATCTATGACATATTGTACTTGAGATGAATTCAATTTTGCTGGTATTTTGCTTGTCTGAATAGACTAGTTATAGTGTTTTTCCATTGGCCTTGAGACTCTGCTGCCATCCTG
This genomic interval carries:
- the LOC142619041 gene encoding uncharacterized protein LOC142619041, with the translated sequence MLLLSLTCSQSIYFSTSPPQHLPTKFKNFPFPSTSSTRAATLKFSPFSQRLLGNGNWVSHRNRFHAKSADSEPNANQPSAQVSQENGTVSNSSGNPSTSFLSILCPLLKLFSGGDPSQERNYSLELATSSLSTLARLPWGSKALSDNLYSEEIATLDPPMHLQLFEFEACPFCRRVREAMTELDLSVEVYPCPKGSLRHREMVRRSGGKEQFPFLIDPNTGISLYESGDIVNYLFQQYGKGRSPSTGLLESTLFTGWMPTILRAGRGMTLWEKARQDPPPKKLELFSYENNAYARIVREALCELELAYILHNVGEGSTRTKLLLDASQSKEVPYFIDPNTGAQFGDYKKILSYLFQTYSAATV